A DNA window from Providencia huaxiensis contains the following coding sequences:
- a CDS encoding YmfQ family protein, translating into MKSLLMQLLPPVSYSLDAPRLDAELDAETKRFDLTLESADRARNGVTPYFAESLLPDWERVLDLTPDAKLSYQQRLELVLVKLAETGGLSIPYFVQLAKKLGYDITIDELDPFQAGVSRAGDRLTHPGILWVWVVNIFGSKAQFYRFRAGGSIAGERLSFWADSVIETVFNDLKPAHTFCYFTYQES; encoded by the coding sequence ATGAAATCGTTATTAATGCAGCTCTTACCCCCTGTTAGTTATTCACTGGATGCGCCTAGACTGGATGCTGAGCTCGACGCTGAAACAAAACGGTTTGATCTCACCCTAGAAAGTGCTGACCGTGCCCGAAATGGTGTTACGCCATATTTTGCTGAAAGCCTGCTTCCTGATTGGGAACGGGTTTTAGACTTAACGCCCGATGCCAAATTAAGTTATCAGCAGCGCCTTGAGTTGGTTCTCGTCAAGCTCGCTGAAACAGGCGGCCTATCCATCCCTTATTTTGTTCAACTGGCGAAAAAGCTCGGTTATGACATTACCATTGATGAATTAGATCCCTTTCAAGCAGGGGTAAGCCGCGCAGGTGATAGGTTAACGCATCCTGGTATTTTATGGGTATGGGTCGTCAATATTTTTGGTTCAAAAGCACAATTTTACCGCTTTCGTGCAGGTGGCTCCATTGCAGGAGAGCGCCTTTCATTTTGGGCGGATTCAGTCATTGAAACGGTCTTTAATGACTTAAAACCCGCGCATACATTCTGTTATTTTACTTATCAGGAGTCTTGA
- a CDS encoding phage tail protein — MQDLMPPINTPDSAFHDGDPTTGQLGTIVTALWLNNVQAATRDTQLELKNVLAKAGIQPDPKKTNQLAEAISQIIGSGNYASTAYVDNGLNKKIDKASISGVLGNDNDKVPSLNLLATELGKKQPTGNYADGNRFTISGTDVSIKTPNNNSSFDLGNTGWISVKNLNTNKITFSVDSTGRIGNCLIPVECGGTGAKNASDARNNLSLYSKDEVNASLAGKISKGENGLFADIGSTPSLTVTKAQYDIGFRGSVQMSKSESPYSSLIDGTVIITRINDYSAKRGFELAYKVRGKDLCVGFSTSGNGTTENWEYAKVYTGFNVTEDHNGGLKTLGTVGLSDYPVGAPIPWTQATAPSGFLVCNGQSFNKTTYPLLAKAYPTGVLPDLRGEFLRGLDAGRNIDAGRNILSSQGDAIRDITGSLGKSFKSNSNQNTGTGAIRSSYQEENGVTPSGAGSHAIMDFAASRVVPTANENRPRNIAFLYIVRAA, encoded by the coding sequence ATGCAGGACTTAATGCCCCCCATTAATACCCCAGACAGCGCCTTTCATGATGGTGACCCTACCACGGGGCAATTAGGTACAATTGTCACCGCACTGTGGCTCAATAACGTACAGGCAGCCACGCGTGATACTCAATTAGAACTCAAAAATGTACTAGCTAAAGCAGGCATTCAACCCGACCCTAAAAAGACTAATCAGCTTGCAGAAGCAATCAGTCAAATCATTGGTAGCGGTAATTATGCCTCGACCGCTTATGTTGATAATGGCCTTAATAAGAAAATTGACAAAGCGAGTATTTCAGGTGTTCTAGGCAATGATAATGACAAAGTTCCTAGTTTGAATTTACTGGCTACTGAGTTAGGCAAGAAACAACCAACCGGAAATTATGCGGATGGAAATAGATTTACCATAAGCGGCACAGATGTTTCCATTAAAACGCCAAATAATAATTCTTCATTCGACTTAGGTAATACTGGATGGATTTCAGTAAAAAACCTCAACACAAATAAAATAACATTTTCTGTTGATAGCACAGGTCGAATCGGTAACTGCTTGATACCTGTTGAGTGTGGCGGAACGGGAGCAAAAAACGCCAGTGATGCAAGGAATAATTTAAGCTTATACAGCAAGGATGAAGTCAATGCCTCGTTGGCAGGAAAAATCAGTAAGGGTGAAAATGGTTTATTTGCCGATATCGGCAGCACTCCATCCTTAACAGTCACTAAAGCACAGTACGATATTGGTTTTCGTGGTTCAGTGCAGATGAGTAAATCTGAGTCGCCTTATTCTTCACTGATTGATGGCACTGTAATTATTACAAGAATAAATGATTATAGCGCTAAGCGTGGGTTTGAGCTTGCTTATAAAGTCAGAGGAAAAGACCTGTGTGTTGGTTTTTCAACATCAGGGAATGGTACGACTGAAAACTGGGAATACGCAAAAGTATACACTGGATTCAATGTGACCGAGGATCACAATGGGGGTTTAAAAACGTTAGGGACAGTAGGATTAAGCGACTATCCCGTGGGTGCACCTATTCCATGGACTCAAGCTACCGCTCCGTCAGGTTTTTTAGTTTGCAATGGACAATCATTCAATAAAACAACCTATCCACTTTTAGCAAAAGCATACCCAACAGGGGTTTTACCTGATTTACGAGGAGAATTCCTTCGTGGTCTTGATGCTGGTCGGAATATTGACGCTGGTCGAAACATATTATCAAGTCAAGGTGATGCGATCAGAGATATTACAGGTTCATTAGGTAAATCCTTCAAATCAAACTCAAACCAAAACACAGGTACTGGGGCAATTCGTTCTTCATATCAAGAAGAGAATGGTGTAACACCAAGTGGTGCGGGTTCGCATGCAATAATGGATTTCGCCGCATCAAGGGTTGTACCAACAGCAAATGAAAACCGTCCACGCAACATTGCATTTTTATATATCGTGAGAGCAGCATAA
- a CDS encoding tail fiber assembly protein produces the protein MKNYNLEVEQAEIGDNGLATKAGWIKVYIADPHTREYLNASMENIYFDVSVSAGAYIDAPELPTKAGFAVVRSEDGAKWEIVTDNRGKTAYSTETRQPIEIDFIGDLPDTLTLLEPKTEFDKWNGKKWVTDTEAQKAALVAQAEQEKAQRLEEVEQNILMLERKVRLEMVTDEERELLKQWEIYSINVADIDTSLAPDIDWPEKP, from the coding sequence ATGAAAAACTATAATTTAGAGGTTGAACAAGCCGAAATTGGCGACAATGGTTTAGCAACAAAAGCGGGTTGGATTAAAGTTTATATTGCAGACCCACACACGCGCGAATATTTAAACGCGAGCATGGAAAATATTTATTTTGATGTGAGCGTGTCCGCTGGTGCTTATATCGACGCGCCCGAATTACCGACAAAAGCGGGTTTCGCAGTTGTGCGTAGTGAAGATGGAGCAAAATGGGAAATCGTAACAGATAACCGAGGTAAAACAGCGTACAGCACAGAAACCCGCCAACCGATTGAAATTGATTTCATTGGCGATTTGCCCGATACACTGACTCTTTTAGAGCCGAAAACTGAATTTGATAAGTGGAATGGCAAAAAATGGGTTACTGATACCGAAGCCCAAAAAGCGGCATTGGTTGCACAGGCCGAGCAGGAAAAGGCACAACGCTTAGAAGAGGTAGAGCAAAATATCTTAATGCTTGAGCGTAAAGTGCGCTTAGAAATGGTGACAGATGAGGAGAGAGAGCTACTAAAACAATGGGAAATTTATAGCATCAATGTTGCTGATATCGATACTTCACTTGCACCAGATATCGATTGGCCAGAAAAACCATAA
- a CDS encoding S9 family peptidase, producing the protein MRNKLTEFCLITLLGLYAATSAAEERMSAPIAQKQPHTITTHGDVRVDNYYWLRDDQRESPEVIEYLTQENNYTQQQLEKGEPLKKEIYDELFSRMKQDDESVPYNYNGYTYRSRVVAGKNYSIYERRPVNSQGEWAVLVDGNERAEGTEYYRMGALAISPDNTTLAIAEDRQGRNEFVVSFRKIDESEWQENVLTNTSGNIVWANDNQTLFYVNKDKQTLLPYQVVRHQYGTQQTQDKLVYEEKDDTFYVSLSKSTSKDFILIGITSTETSEYRLIDANKPQNDAKILKPRQTGVEYYPDHFNGKFYIRSNHQHPLFGLYIADNISAPWASFIAARDGVDLEGFALFNNWLVIEERQNGLVNIRQISWLTHKENQVSFDDPTYMAWISNNPEPDTDILRYGYSSMTTPSSVYEINMLTQEKQLLKQEEVKDFNKQNYQSERIWVTAQDGVKVPVSLVYRKDLFKNGQNPLLVYGYGAYGYGIDPSFSSSRLSLLDRGFVYAIAHIRGGGDLGKNWYIQGKTIHKMNTFTDFIDATKGLLSEGYGKAGHVYAMGGSAGGLLMGAVVNMAPDLYEGVVSAVPFVDVVTTMLDPSIPLTTGEYDEWGNPENEEDYWRIKAYSPYDNIKAQHYPHILVTTGLHDSQVQYWEPAKWVAKLRDIKQGNSLLLLETNMNAGHGGKSGRFNALDDIAQEYSFILMLENKDKYFPYLK; encoded by the coding sequence ATGCGTAATAAACTCACTGAGTTTTGTCTTATTACATTACTTGGTTTATATGCAGCCACTAGTGCTGCGGAGGAAAGAATGTCAGCACCAATAGCACAAAAGCAACCTCATACCATTACCACTCACGGAGATGTCCGTGTTGACAACTATTACTGGTTAAGAGATGACCAGCGTGAGTCTCCCGAAGTTATCGAATATTTAACGCAAGAAAATAATTATACGCAGCAACAACTTGAAAAAGGTGAGCCGTTAAAAAAAGAAATTTACGATGAACTATTTTCGCGTATGAAGCAGGATGATGAATCAGTTCCTTATAATTATAATGGTTATACTTACCGCTCACGAGTGGTTGCAGGTAAAAACTACTCTATATATGAAAGACGCCCGGTAAATAGCCAGGGTGAATGGGCTGTATTAGTTGATGGTAATGAACGTGCAGAAGGCACTGAATATTATCGTATGGGCGCATTAGCGATTTCGCCAGATAATACCACGCTTGCCATCGCTGAAGATCGCCAAGGGCGTAATGAATTTGTCGTGTCATTTCGCAAAATTGATGAGAGCGAGTGGCAAGAAAATGTGTTAACCAATACATCAGGTAATATTGTTTGGGCCAATGACAACCAAACGCTATTCTATGTGAATAAGGACAAGCAAACATTGCTTCCTTATCAAGTCGTTAGGCACCAATATGGCACACAGCAAACTCAAGACAAACTGGTGTACGAAGAAAAGGATGATACTTTTTACGTTAGTTTATCGAAATCAACTTCAAAAGATTTTATTTTAATTGGTATCACGAGTACTGAAACCTCTGAATATCGGTTAATTGATGCAAACAAGCCACAAAATGACGCTAAAATCTTAAAACCTCGTCAAACAGGTGTTGAGTACTATCCTGATCATTTCAACGGTAAATTCTATATTCGTTCTAATCACCAGCACCCATTATTTGGTTTATATATTGCAGACAATATTTCAGCTCCGTGGGCAAGTTTTATAGCAGCACGTGATGGGGTTGACCTTGAAGGTTTTGCTTTATTTAATAATTGGCTAGTGATAGAAGAGCGCCAAAATGGCTTAGTAAATATTCGCCAAATCAGCTGGTTAACGCATAAAGAAAATCAAGTAAGCTTTGATGACCCAACGTATATGGCATGGATTAGTAATAACCCTGAGCCTGATACAGACATATTACGCTACGGCTATTCATCAATGACCACACCGTCTTCAGTATATGAAATTAATATGCTGACTCAAGAAAAACAGCTTTTAAAACAAGAAGAAGTTAAAGATTTTAATAAGCAAAACTACCAAAGTGAGCGTATTTGGGTTACTGCACAAGATGGAGTAAAAGTTCCGGTTTCCTTGGTTTATCGTAAAGATCTTTTCAAAAATGGCCAAAACCCATTGTTAGTCTATGGTTATGGCGCTTATGGATATGGTATTGACCCTTCATTTAGCTCATCTCGTTTGTCTTTACTGGATCGTGGCTTTGTTTACGCGATTGCTCATATTCGTGGTGGTGGTGACTTAGGTAAAAATTGGTACATACAAGGCAAAACAATCCACAAGATGAATACTTTTACTGACTTTATTGATGCAACCAAAGGGTTATTATCAGAAGGTTATGGTAAAGCAGGGCATGTGTATGCCATGGGCGGAAGTGCTGGTGGGCTATTAATGGGCGCTGTAGTGAACATGGCACCTGATTTATACGAGGGTGTTGTTTCCGCTGTTCCATTTGTTGATGTGGTGACCACAATGTTAGACCCGTCAATCCCATTGACCACTGGGGAGTATGATGAGTGGGGTAACCCTGAGAATGAAGAGGACTACTGGCGAATTAAAGCGTATAGCCCTTATGACAATATCAAAGCACAGCATTATCCGCACATATTAGTGACGACAGGGCTACATGACTCACAAGTTCAATATTGGGAACCTGCAAAATGGGTGGCTAAATTGCGGGATATTAAACAAGGCAATTCATTATTATTATTAGAAACGAATATGAATGCAGGGCATGGTGGTAAATCGGGCCGCTTTAATGCGTTAGATGATATTGCTCAAGAATATAGTTTTATTCTTATGCTTGAAAATAAAGATAAATATTTTCCTTATTTAAAATAA
- a CDS encoding energy transducer TonB, with amino-acid sequence MSITTFENEYLKRTTKMSGWLALAIALHVVVVGMYLWVTHNQQWEELLPPPSVVMEISIESQAVQLTEANIGQLQELSVASQVHEAPSEDKIIPPLAVNEQAEVQVAKAVSKQRTVEVKKQKHEKQVVEQKQATDSKANDAPVTSDAAAPLQTQKIAAEFNSQSQSIENAKRLWEAQVLGKLNKYKRFPEDAVRRGRVGQSTVTFTVDPQGFLLGSDLVSSSGTRSLDREALQVLSRAAPLPEPPAEILINGRVTVRIPIDFTLNEK; translated from the coding sequence ATGAGTATAACAACATTTGAAAATGAGTATTTAAAGCGAACGACAAAGATGAGTGGTTGGCTCGCATTGGCAATCGCTCTTCATGTTGTGGTTGTTGGCATGTATTTATGGGTAACTCACAATCAACAATGGGAAGAGTTATTGCCACCGCCATCCGTGGTCATGGAAATTTCGATTGAGTCGCAAGCGGTGCAATTGACAGAAGCTAACATTGGTCAGTTACAAGAGTTGTCTGTGGCGAGTCAAGTTCATGAGGCACCGTCTGAAGATAAAATTATCCCACCCCTAGCAGTCAATGAGCAGGCAGAAGTGCAAGTGGCTAAGGCGGTGAGTAAACAGCGAACAGTTGAAGTCAAAAAACAAAAACATGAAAAGCAGGTGGTTGAACAAAAACAAGCGACTGATTCAAAAGCCAATGATGCTCCTGTCACCAGTGATGCAGCAGCACCATTACAGACGCAGAAAATTGCTGCAGAATTTAATAGCCAGTCACAATCGATAGAGAACGCGAAAAGGCTGTGGGAAGCTCAAGTATTGGGAAAACTAAATAAATACAAGCGGTTCCCTGAAGATGCCGTAAGGCGAGGGCGAGTTGGTCAATCAACCGTGACATTCACGGTTGACCCACAAGGTTTTTTACTTGGTAGCGACTTGGTGAGTTCATCTGGAACGCGATCTTTGGACAGAGAAGCGTTGCAGGTGCTCTCAAGGGCAGCACCGTTACCTGAACCACCGGCCGAAATTTTAATTAATGGGCGGGTAACGGTCAGGATCCCTATTGATTTTACTCTTAATGAAAAATAG
- a CDS encoding ChaN family lipoprotein, which translates to MISIRLTSRIATLMVGLFFLTGCTQKVEPTTVQLDNQLTVSNQIIDLATGKSLTPQQLIEQLAQSPRVIVGEKHDNHYHHQIEQWLVQEMPKIRPQGAVLLEMLTPSQQKGVSRVQAQMQSNPYIRDEKLQSALNWNSGWPWEQYGSLIRHLLSSPYPLLSANLDKEEVLAAYANPSSIAGQYSTQPIVQELISKTIESSHGGELTAEQVIKMTFVQQLRDRRMAESLLNAPTPALLFAGGYHATRAIGVPLHVQDLAPDEPMKVLIISERGEEIDHLHADFVWYTPK; encoded by the coding sequence ATGATTTCAATTAGATTGACCTCTCGAATAGCCACTTTGATGGTTGGGTTATTCTTTCTTACTGGTTGTACACAAAAAGTTGAACCGACAACCGTACAATTAGATAATCAACTAACAGTTAGTAACCAAATTATTGACTTAGCAACAGGTAAGTCTTTAACTCCTCAACAATTAATTGAGCAGCTTGCTCAATCTCCACGTGTGATCGTGGGAGAAAAGCATGATAACCACTATCACCACCAAATTGAGCAGTGGCTTGTACAAGAAATGCCAAAAATACGTCCTCAAGGCGCGGTTCTACTCGAAATGCTGACACCTTCACAGCAAAAGGGCGTGAGCCGTGTACAGGCACAGATGCAAAGTAACCCCTATATTCGTGATGAAAAGTTACAGTCTGCCTTAAATTGGAATAGCGGCTGGCCTTGGGAACAATATGGGTCTTTAATCCGCCATTTGCTGAGCTCACCTTATCCACTATTGTCTGCAAATTTAGACAAAGAAGAGGTGCTTGCCGCCTATGCTAACCCGTCATCGATAGCGGGGCAGTATTCTACTCAGCCTATTGTTCAAGAACTTATCAGCAAAACGATTGAAAGTTCTCATGGTGGGGAGCTTACAGCGGAACAAGTTATAAAAATGACGTTCGTACAGCAGCTGCGTGACCGTCGTATGGCAGAGTCGTTATTAAATGCGCCTACACCAGCGCTTCTGTTCGCAGGTGGCTACCATGCAACAAGAGCTATTGGTGTCCCCTTGCATGTGCAAGATCTCGCCCCTGATGAACCAATGAAAGTGTTAATTATTTCGGAAAGAGGGGAAGAAATAGACCACTTACATGCGGATTTTGTGTGGTACACACCTAAATGA
- the maeB gene encoding NADP-dependent oxaloacetate-decarboxylating malate dehydrogenase yields the protein MDDKLKQSALDFHEFPHPGKITVTPTKPLTTQRDLALAYSPGVAVPCLEIADDPLKAYRYTAKGNLVGVVSNGTAVLGLGNIGALAGKPVMEGKGVLFKKFSGVDVFDIEVDETDPDKLVDIIASLEPTFGGINLEDIKAPECFYIEQKLRERMKIPVFHDDQHGTAIICTAAVINGLRIVKKEIGDVRLVVSGAGAASIACMNLLVALGLKREHITVCDSKGVIYKGRDERMDVTKAAYAIEDNGQRTLADAIPNADIFLGCSGPRLLTPEMVKTMAKDPLILALANPEPEILPPLAKEVRPDAIICTGRSDYPNQVNNVLCFPFIFRGALDVGATTINEEMKLACVYAIADLALAEQSEEVASAYGNQDLFFGPEYIIPKPFDPRLIVKIAPAVAKAAMDSGVATRPIEDFDAYIEKLNQFVYKTNLFMKPIFSQAKTAKKRIVLAEGEEERVLHATQELVSLGLAFPVLVGRPSVIEMRIQKLGLHIELGKDFEVVNNENDPRYKEYWQEYYQIMKRRGVSQEMARRAVINNPTLIGGIMVLRGEADGMICGTVGSYGEHYEVVKELFGFREGVHTAGAMNALLLPTGNTFIADTYVNEDPSPEELTEITLMAADTVRRFGIEPKVALLSRSSFGSSDCSSAQKMRDTLSMIKARDPHLEIDGEMHADAALIESIRKDVMPDSPLKGSANLLIMPNMEAARISYNLLRVTSSDGVTVGPVLMGVAKPVHILTPIASVRRIVNMVALAVVEAQTNPL from the coding sequence ATGGATGATAAATTAAAACAAAGTGCTCTTGATTTTCATGAGTTTCCACATCCTGGGAAAATTACGGTTACCCCAACTAAACCCCTAACAACCCAGAGAGATCTCGCATTAGCATACTCACCAGGTGTTGCAGTGCCATGTCTTGAAATTGCAGATGACCCACTTAAAGCTTATCGTTACACGGCTAAAGGTAACCTTGTCGGGGTGGTGTCTAATGGTACTGCTGTTCTTGGGTTAGGTAATATCGGTGCTTTGGCTGGTAAGCCCGTCATGGAAGGGAAAGGTGTACTATTTAAAAAGTTTTCTGGTGTTGATGTCTTTGATATTGAAGTTGATGAAACCGATCCAGACAAGCTCGTGGATATCATAGCATCCCTTGAGCCGACTTTTGGCGGTATTAACTTAGAAGATATCAAAGCACCAGAATGCTTTTATATTGAACAAAAACTCCGTGAGCGGATGAAAATTCCTGTATTCCATGATGACCAACACGGAACGGCGATCATCTGTACTGCCGCTGTCATTAATGGGTTACGGATTGTTAAAAAAGAGATTGGTGATGTTCGCCTAGTCGTTTCTGGCGCAGGGGCAGCATCAATCGCTTGTATGAATCTATTAGTCGCGTTAGGGTTGAAACGCGAACATATCACCGTCTGTGATTCCAAAGGGGTGATTTATAAAGGCCGTGACGAGCGCATGGATGTGACTAAAGCCGCGTATGCAATTGAAGATAACGGTCAACGTACTTTAGCGGATGCTATTCCTAATGCAGATATTTTCTTAGGTTGTTCAGGTCCTCGCCTTTTAACGCCAGAAATGGTGAAAACCATGGCAAAAGATCCACTGATCTTAGCATTGGCTAACCCTGAACCTGAAATATTGCCACCGTTAGCGAAAGAAGTTCGTCCTGATGCCATCATTTGTACCGGTCGCTCTGATTACCCAAATCAGGTTAATAACGTGTTATGTTTCCCATTCATTTTCCGTGGTGCGTTAGATGTCGGTGCAACAACGATAAATGAAGAGATGAAACTGGCTTGTGTGTACGCCATTGCAGATTTGGCATTGGCAGAACAAAGCGAAGAAGTGGCTTCAGCGTATGGCAATCAAGATCTATTCTTTGGCCCTGAGTATATTATTCCGAAACCATTTGACCCACGTTTGATTGTTAAAATTGCACCGGCTGTGGCAAAAGCGGCAATGGACTCAGGGGTAGCAACACGTCCAATTGAAGATTTCGATGCTTATATCGAAAAATTGAACCAATTTGTTTATAAAACAAACTTATTTATGAAGCCTATTTTCTCCCAAGCGAAGACTGCGAAAAAACGCATTGTTTTAGCCGAAGGGGAAGAAGAACGTGTATTACATGCCACTCAAGAGCTGGTTTCTTTAGGTTTAGCTTTCCCAGTCTTAGTTGGGCGTCCAAGTGTGATTGAAATGCGTATTCAAAAACTTGGCCTACATATTGAGTTAGGTAAAGATTTTGAAGTGGTCAATAATGAAAATGACCCGCGTTATAAAGAGTATTGGCAAGAATATTACCAAATCATGAAACGTCGTGGTGTTTCCCAAGAAATGGCGCGCCGTGCAGTGATTAATAACCCAACCTTAATTGGTGGGATCATGGTGTTACGTGGCGAAGCTGACGGGATGATTTGTGGTACTGTCGGAAGTTATGGCGAACACTACGAAGTGGTTAAAGAACTGTTTGGTTTCCGCGAAGGTGTTCACACCGCTGGTGCAATGAACGCATTATTACTGCCAACGGGGAATACATTCATTGCAGACACTTATGTCAATGAAGACCCTTCACCGGAAGAGCTAACTGAAATCACGTTAATGGCAGCGGATACGGTAAGACGCTTTGGTATTGAACCGAAAGTCGCGCTGTTATCGCGTTCTAGCTTTGGCTCTTCAGATTGCTCATCAGCACAAAAAATGCGTGATACGTTATCGATGATTAAAGCACGTGACCCACATCTTGAAATTGACGGCGAAATGCATGCGGATGCCGCATTAATTGAGTCTATCCGTAAAGATGTGATGCCAGATAGCCCATTAAAAGGTTCAGCAAATTTATTAATAATGCCAAATATGGAAGCGGCACGTATTAGTTATAACTTACTGCGTGTGACTAGCTCTGATGGTGTGACTGTCGGGCCGGTGTTGATGGGGGTTGCGAAACCTGTGCATATTTTGACACCAATTGCGTCGGTACGCCGTATCGTGAATATGGTTGCTTTAGCGGTTGTTGAGGCTCAAACAAATCCTCTCTAA
- a CDS encoding LuxR C-terminal-related transcriptional regulator produces MSKYTVMIIDEHPIIRLGLRQLINTDTHFSVTAECSCCYEALSIARHLQPNLIIIDTNIQGIKTFETMRLLRKHCNDSYLLVLSASTIKTDIYGAIDAGAQGYLLKSSELDMLFYSMKKASRGQLVFSEKIYQHLISRHNYNDPLSVLTKRESEILHELAVGLKNREISNLLFISEETVKVHIRNILKKLRVRSRLEASLIYMRSR; encoded by the coding sequence ATGTCTAAATATACAGTAATGATTATTGATGAGCACCCTATTATACGCTTGGGATTGCGTCAGCTCATAAATACAGATACACACTTTAGTGTCACAGCAGAGTGCTCTTGTTGTTACGAAGCCTTAAGTATCGCAAGGCACCTACAGCCTAATCTCATTATCATCGATACCAATATTCAAGGTATTAAAACATTTGAAACTATGCGATTACTTCGTAAACACTGCAATGACAGTTACTTACTAGTGTTATCTGCATCAACAATTAAAACAGATATATATGGTGCTATTGATGCAGGTGCACAAGGTTATTTATTGAAAAGCAGTGAACTTGACATGCTATTTTATAGCATGAAGAAGGCCTCTAGAGGGCAATTAGTTTTTAGTGAAAAAATATATCAACATCTTATTTCACGTCATAATTATAATGATCCGCTATCAGTACTGACGAAACGAGAATCTGAAATTTTACATGAACTGGCTGTCGGCTTGAAAAATCGTGAAATATCTAATTTGCTTTTTATTTCTGAGGAAACCGTTAAAGTTCACATTCGAAATATTCTTAAAAAGTTACGCGTTCGCTCTCGTCTAGAAGCTAGTTTAATTTATATGCGCTCAAGATGA
- a CDS encoding ArsC family reductase: MPNTSNSPYIMYGIKNCDTIKKARRYLEDNGVNYQFHDYRVDGISDELLSTFMEHIDWEVLVNKRGTTWRKLTDDEKNAVVDADSAKKVLLAEPAMIKRPVLVSPDNQYLVGFNANDYQNFIR; this comes from the coding sequence ATGCCAAATACATCTAACTCTCCTTATATCATGTACGGAATTAAAAACTGTGACACCATTAAAAAAGCACGCCGTTACTTAGAAGATAATGGCGTTAACTATCAGTTTCATGATTATCGTGTTGATGGTATTAGCGATGAATTACTTTCTACCTTTATGGAACATATTGATTGGGAAGTGTTAGTCAATAAACGGGGAACAACGTGGCGTAAACTGACTGACGATGAAAAAAATGCAGTTGTTGACGCAGACAGTGCAAAAAAAGTACTACTTGCAGAGCCTGCCATGATCAAAAGGCCCGTACTTGTTTCTCCAGATAACCAATACTTAGTTGGGTTTAACGCTAATGACTACCAAAACTTCATTCGATAA